In Eriocheir sinensis breed Jianghai 21 chromosome 17, ASM2467909v1, whole genome shotgun sequence, one genomic interval encodes:
- the LOC126999695 gene encoding isochorismatase domain-containing protein 2-like, whose protein sequence is MAGAVARAPLRLGRLVPQSTCLFLCDLQEKFRNNIQYFPEIVEVSGRLLRAFKLLELPVLATEQYPQGLGKTVAELPLEEHNVPVFDKKKFSMCLPPIQEIIKDKEIKSVVLCGIEAHVCVQQTALDLLESGLDVHVVVDGCSSRSMTDRMYALERMRDSGAFLTTSESIILGLAGGSNHPSFKQLQKIIWESAPDTGLLAARQKPLLAELAGKDAKL, encoded by the exons ATGGCCGGTGCAGTGGCTCGGGCCCCCCTCAGGCTGGGTCGGCTGGTGCCTCAGAGCACGTGCTTGTTCCTGTGTGACCTGCAGGAGAAGTTCAGGAACAACATTCAGTACTTCCCGGAGATCGTGGAAGTGAGTGGCAGGCTGCTTAGGGCCTTCAAGCTGCTGGAGCTGCCCGTGCTGGCCACCGAACAGTACCCCCAAG GTCTGGGCAAGACAGTGGCAGAGCTGCCGTTAGAGGAACACAACGTGCCTGTCTTTGACAAGAAGAAGTTCTCCATGTGTTTGCCACCCATCCAGGAGATCATCAAAGACAAAGAA atCAAATCTGTGGTGCTGTGTGGCATCGAGGCCCACGTGTGTGTGCAGCAGACGGCGCTGGACCTCCTGGAGAGTGGCCTGGATGTGCatgtggtggtggacggctgctCCTCGCGCTCCATGACAGACAG AATGTATGCCTTAGAGAGGATGAGAGACAGTGGAGCGTTTCTGACCACCAGCGAGTCCATCATCCTTGGCCTGGCCGGTGGCTCGAATCACCCGTCCTTCAAACAGCTGCAGAAGATTATCTGGGAGTCCGCTCCTGATACTGGACTGCTGGCTGCAAGGCAGAAACCATTGCTTGCAGAGCTAGCTGGGAAGGATGCAAAACTATAA